The Osmerus eperlanus chromosome 25, fOsmEpe2.1, whole genome shotgun sequence genome contains a region encoding:
- the zgc:154046 gene encoding carnitine O-acetyltransferase-like isoform X1, whose product MLYLLVRNVLRPGVVNPTHLAKSASVTKVTKRSMVHQEGLPKLPVPPLKQTCEGYLAMLQPIVSEEELEHTRQLVTEFVSPGGVGDRLQRSLERRARKVDNWLSEWWMQSTYLDCRMPVPVYTSPGVILPRMHFQDRQGQMRFAAKLIAGVLDFKQLIDSDTLPIEYLGGKPLCMDQYYQVLSSCRIPGPKRDTVVNHTLGTTPPTHITVVHNFQFFILDVYNSDGTPLTVDQIYMQLEKIWNSSLQTNKEPIGILTSQHRNTWGKAYNNLIKDKTNKESVRAIQKSIFTVCLDAPMPRVSDEMYQSRVAAQMLHGGGSRWNSGNRWFDKTLQFIIGEDGSCGLTYEHAPAEGPPIVFLIDHVVGYMRRSEMVRSPMVPLHMPQKLRFNITPEVKKDIENAKQNMNMMVHDLDVRVLLFSHFGINVPKQHKLSPDAFVQMALQLAYYRMYQLCCSTYETSSLRMFKLGRTETIRSTTTESSKFVQAMDDAGTSNTEKVALLTKAIQLHRDNTRKAIYGQAIDRHLLGLKMQGITELTSMPDIFMDTSYAVAMHYHLFTSQVGAKTDCVMCFGPTVPDGYGVCYNPMEEHINIAITAFNSCEETNAAKFSRAVETALLDMQALLEQTALAGR is encoded by the exons ATGCTGTATCTTCTCGTGAGAAACGTG CTGAGGCCGGGCGTCGTGAACCCGACTCATCTGGCGAAGAGCGCGTCGGTGACGAAGGTCACCAAGAGATCGATGGTGCACCAGGAGGGGCTCCCCAAGCTCCCCGTTCCCCCGCTGAAGCAGACCTGCGAGGGCTACCTAGCCATGCTGCAGCCCATCGTCAGCGAGGAGGAGCTGGAACATACCCGGCAGCTCGTCACAGAGTTTGTCAGCCCCGGAGGCGTGGGGGACAGGCTGCAGAGGAGCCTGGAGCGCAGGGCTCGGAAGGTGGATAACTGG ctCTCTGAATGGTGGATGCAGTCGACCTACCTGGACTGCCGTATGCCTGTACCCGTCTACACCAGTCCAGGGGTCATCCTCCCCCGCATGCACTTCCAGGACCGTCAAGGACAGATGAG GTTTGCTGCTAAATTGATTGCTGGTGTTTTGGATTTCAAGCAGCTGATTGACAG CGACACCCTGCCCATAGAGTACCTGGGTGGGAAGCCTCTGTGTATGGACCAGTACTACCAGGTCCTGTCTTCCTGTCGCATACCCGGACCAAAGAGAGACACGGTGGTCAACCACACCCTCGGGACCACTCCCCCGACACACATCACCGTGGTGCACAACTTCCAG ttCTTCATCCTGGACGTGTACAACAGTGATGGCACCCCGCTGACCGTGGACCAGATCTACATGCAGCTGGAGAAGATCTGGAACTCTTCCCTGCAGACCAACAAGGAGCCCATCGGCATCCTGACCTCCCAGCACCGCAACACCTGGGGCAAGGCCTACAACAACCTCATCAAGG acaagacgAACAAGGAGTCTGTGCGAGCCATCCAGAAGAGCATCTTCACCGTGTGTCTGGACGCTCCCATGCCCCGCGTGTCCGACGAGATGTACCAGAGCCGCGTGGCGGCCCAGATGCTGCACGGCGGGGGCAGTCGCTGGAACAGCGGGAACCGCTGGTTTGACAAGACTCTGCAG tTTATCATTGGTGAAGATGGGTCATGTGGTCTGACGTATGAACACGCCCCCGCTGAGGGTCCGCCAATCGTATTCCTGATCGACCATGTGGTGGGATACAT gaggaGGTCAGAGATGGTCCGCTCCCCCATGGTTCCTCTTCACATGCCTCAGAAGCTCCGCTTCAACATCACTCCAGAGGTCAAGAAGGATATCGAGAACGCCAAGCAGAACATGAACAT GATGGTGCACGACCTTGACGTCAGAGTGCTGTTGTTTTCCCACTTCGGGATAAACGTTCCCAAGCAGCACAAGCTCAGCCCTGACGCGTTTGTGCAGATGGCCCTCCAGCTCGCCTACTACAG aaTGTATCAGCTCTGCTGCTCCACCTACGAGACGTCATCCCTGCGCATGTTCAAACTGGGGAGGACCGAAACCATACGGTCCACCACTACAGAGTCTTCCAAGTTTGTCCAGGCCATGGATGACGCGGGAACCTCG AACACGGAGAAGGTTGCTCTGTTAACAAAGGCAATTCAACTCCACCGAGATAACACGAGAAAG GCGATTTATGGCCAGGCCATAGACAGACACCTACTGGGTCTCAAGATGCAGGGAATTACAGAACTGACCTCCATGCCAGACATATTCATGGACACCTCCTATGCTGTTGCCATGCACTACCATCTCTTCACCAGCCAG GTTGGCGCCAAGACGGATTGCGTCATGTGCTTCGGCCCCACGGTTCCCGACGGATACGGCGTGTGTTACAACCCCATGGAGGAGCACATCAACATCGCCATCACAGCCTTCAACAGCTGCGAGGAGACCAACGCCGCCAAGTTCTCCAGAGCCGTGGAGACGGCCCTGCTGGACATGCAGGCCCTGCTGGAGCAGACAGCCCTGGCCGGCCGGTGA
- the adamts13 gene encoding A disintegrin and metalloproteinase with thrombospondin motifs 13, whose amino-acid sequence MTNMTTSPVLLLLLVLIPDSSTLIRSSSEERFLRSLDQGDAVFYFGSSSADSVADFQLLSLACPSVELHPGPWQCSLEAQGRVILLGMREGELRLSCPPGAESVLGATLGDVGAEPATCCQYPHVLHPPSSKGFLSICFGKMRGMVALGTEGLYIQPVLQKHVHLTVDPGQDPARTGAPHMVFLLPLSAPAAHRHPLTPTHAHSEGRRERRSAVVPDVTHLELLVVVGPEVQQVHRQDTERYILTNLNIASELLRDKTLGANMRVHLVRMIILSEPEPEIQMSANITSSLRSVCEWGRRVNPSNDTDPLHADLLLYITRFDLVLPNGNKQVRGVAQLGGACSSNWNCVITEDTGFDLGITIAHEIGHSFGINHDGMDNSCGRSGFMMASDGGYNSVDLTWSACSREQLHTFFRQGKGECVKDLPVLEGSLQDWKPGLYYGVDDQCRIAFGSTATACSFSNPDLPVCRVLSCHVIPGDKSSCKRLLVPLLDGTECAPNQWCLKGLCVSPDNLGSSVVVHGSWSSWSELSSCSRTCGGGVQHRTRLCNNPRPAFRGRDCEGRDTEAGLCHQQACERSQLDLMAEQCSLTDPQPLSLTPGTANLYTWIPALGFVTGDEQCKYMCQSEGEDFLVSRGSQFVDGTRCEPDSPAPLGSTPACLRGKCQLFGCDGVLHSGKVEDMCGECGGNGSSCSLVSQSYTGGQAREYATFLTLPMNATQVHIVNEAPVFTHMAVLVGGQYVVSGHGIMSLNITHPSILEDQRLEYRIYLTSDLLPYMEELKVPGPIREETHVQVYRKYGKEYGGQTSPNITYRYYAPGAPHEAGSAEGPRGSWSSVPTPCSVTCSSGVQKHVYVCVDGDTKEHLDERFCEKAPPTPPQQTACHLPACPSRWEAGEFGPCSAPCGGGEALRPVRCVQRQGGEVVQVPTSECPPDSAPATTDSCNLQPCPARWHAAEPGECSAVCGPGEARRALTCVRSEGGRDSEVDPSLCPEDLRPPDSEPCVVDVCPVGWESKGEALLALKKTPGLTPRSGPPRPVYVWSPVIGQCSKTCGNGTLLVWFFCVDHQTRRASPEMHCESSNKPAPRSEACNPSPCPPTWHYKEGACSVTCGGGVANRVLYCSRQGEEEGEEEVVEDAECRASHKPPAVVSCHTNSCPARWRVQKTGACSVTCGLGVAQRSVACVQFARGREGPVAEEACSAATVKPATAVPCLLQLCTFSWEAKAWGQCSVSCGYGVQSRAVWCMGPSTAQPLNPMLCMHRPKPITIQACRLADCRDPQRPTHLPLATSPPPPMTSQSAAPKKRSEVAAPQERPFLPPLDPTETPRDPATTPLPLHPSETTLPHTPSSAPSSTPKTSVCGRLLLQDSGTVDLRQETGRCILSIGRPLGELIHIKVESSALNCKKKEYVTFYDRLALNRKCGPMAGTVLTTRTNVLLVRQNLVTPGNGVLLTYSSQKNSKRSLHQETCDTQLFGPSGVIENPTMTSVSDSHTCRVLINAPPSVKIRIQAQSLEPVVNASSTQDTYIMIRDVDVLKTNVFKGHQPFLWLSSGSMAEIEFHGAYLYTTGSFKAEYSFVRP is encoded by the exons ATGACAAACATGACTACCTCACCGGTTCTGCTGCTTCTGCTGGTCCTGATACCAGACTCCTCAACGCTGATTAGATCTTCATCGGAGGAG CGATTCCTGCGCTCGCTGGATCAAGGGGACGCTGTGTTTTATTTTGGGTCGTCCTCCGCAGATTCAG TGGCAGACTTTCAGCTCCTCTCGCTTGCCTGTCCCTCTGTGGAGCTCCACCCGGGGCCCTGGCAGTGCTCCTTGGAAGCCCAGGGGAGGGTCATCCTgctggggatgagagagggagagctgcgcctctcctgtccccccggAGCGGAGAGCGTCCTCGGTGCCACTCTGGGTGATGTGGGCGCAGAGCCTGCCACGTGCTGTCAGTACCCTCATGTCCTACATCCACCCTCATCCAAGGGATTTCTCTCCATTTGCTTTGGGAAAATG CGAGGCATGGTTGCCTTGGGGACAGAAGGGCTGTACATTCAGCCTGTTCTCCAGAAACACGTCCACCTGACAGTGGATCCAGGACAGGACCCAGCCCGGACAGGAGCCCCACACATGGTgttcctgctgcctctctctgctccagcgGCTCACAGGCATCCTCTAACccccacacacgctcaca gtgagggcaggagggagcgcCGGTCTGCCGTGGTACCTGATGTGACCCACCTGGAGcttctggtggtggtgggtccGGAAGTACAGCAGGTCCACAGACAGGATACAGAGAGATACATCCTCACCAACCTCAACATT GCATCAGAGCTTCTGAGAGACAAGACGCTGGGGGCTAATATGAGGGTCCATCTGGTCCGCATGATCATCCTCTCAGAGCCAGAG CCAGAGATCCAAATGTCCGCCAACATCACCTCGTccctcaggagtgtgtgtgagtggggccGCAGAGTGAACCCGTCTAACGACACAGATCCCTTACACGCAGACCTCCTGCTCTACATCACAAG GTTCGACCTGGTGCTGCCCAATGGGAACAAGCAGGTGAGGGGCGTGGCCCAGCTGGGCGGAGCTTGCTCCAGCAACTGGAACTGTGTGATTACAGAGGACACTGGCTTCGACCTGGGCATCACCATCGCCCACGAGATAGGCCACAG CTTCGGCATCAACCACGACGGGATGGACAACAGCTGTGGGAGGAGTGGCTTCATGATGGCGTCCGATGGAGGCTACAACAGTGTGGACCTCACCTGGTCGGCCtgtagcagagagcagcttcacacATTCTTCAG GCAGGGGAAAGGGGAGTGCGTGAAAGACCTGCCCGTGCTGGAAGGCTCCCTGCAGGACTGGAAGCCAGGCCTCTACTACGGGGTGGACGACCAGTGCCGGATTGCTTTCGGAAGCACCGCCACGGCCTGTTCTTTCTCCAACCCGGACCTG ccGGTGTGTCGAGTTCTGTCTTGTCACGTGATCCCCGGAGACAAGAGCTCGTGTAAACGCCTACTCGTGCCCCTATTGGACGGCACGGAGTGTGCACCCAATCAG TGGTGCCTGAAAGGACTCTGCGTCTCCCCGGACAACCTGGGCTCCTCCGTGGTGGTCCACGGCTCCTGGTCCAGCTGGTCAgagctctcctcctgctctcgcACCTGCGGAGGGGGCGTCCAACACCGCACCCGGCTCTGCAACAACCCCAG GCCTGCATTCAGAGGGAGGGATTGCgagggcagagacacagaggccGGACTTTGTCACCAGCAG GCCTGTGAAAGGAGTCAGCTGGACTTGATGGCAGAACAGTGTTCCCTGAcagacccccagcccctctccctgaCCCCTGGCACTGCTAACCTCTACACATGGATCCCCGCCCTGGGCTTTGTCACAG GAGATGAGCAGTGCAAGTACATGTGTCAGTCCGAGGGAGAAGACTTCCTCGTGAGCCGTGGTTCTCAGTTTGTGGACGGGACTCGGTGTGAACCGGACAGCCCCGCTCCTCTGGGCTCCACGCCCGCCTGTCTGAGGGGGAAGTGCCAG cTGTTTGGCTGTGACGGAGTGTTGCATTCTGGGAAGGTGGAGGAcatgtgtggagagtgtggggGAAACGGTTCATCCTGCAGCCTTGTATCTCAGTCATATACCGGCGGCCAGGCCAGAG AGTACGCCACTTTCTTGACCCTGCCGATGAACGCCACCCAGGTCCACATCGTGAACGAGGCTCCAGTCTTCACTCACATGG CGGTGCTGGTGGGAGGGCAGTACGTGGTGTCAGGGCACGGCATCATGTCTCTGAACATCACTCACCCCTCCATCTTGGAGGACCAGCGCCTGGAGTACCGCATctatctgacctctgacctcctgccTTACATGGAGGAGCTGAAGGTGCCTGGACCAATAAGAGAGGAGACACACGTGCag GTGTATCGGAAGTACGGCAAAGAATACGGAGGGCAGACCAGCCCGAACATCACCTACCGGTACTACGCTCCTGGTGCTCCACATGAAGCAGGGTCGGCTGAGGGGCCCAGAGGCTCCTGGTCCTCTGTCCCCACACCCTGCTCTGTCACCTGCAGCTCAG GAGTGCAGAaacatgtgtatgtctgtgttgaTGGAGACACCAAGGAGCATCTGGATGAACGGTTCTGTGAGAAGGCTCCTCCCACACCGCCTCAACAGACAGCCTgtcacctcccagcctgccccTCCAG ATGGGAGGCGGGGGAGTTTGGACCCTGCAGCGCCCCCTGTGGCGGAGGAGAGGCGCTGCGCCCTGTGAGGTGTGtccagaggcaggggggagaagTGGTCCAGGTGCCCACCTCAGAATGTCCACCTGACTCAGCCCCAGCAACTACAGACAGCTGcaacctccagccctgcccagccAG GTGGCACGCGGCAGAGCCCGGGGAATGTTCGGCGGTGTGTGGGCCAGGCGAGGCCAGGCGTGCCCTGACCTGCGTGCGGTCGGAAGGTGGTCGGGATTCGGAGGTGGACCCCAGCTTGTGTCCAGAGGACCTCCGGCCGCCGGACTCTGAGCCCTGTGTGGTGGACGTCTGTCCGGTCGGCTGGGAGTCTAAGGGAGAG GCTCTCCTCGCGCTGAAGAAGACGCCAGGTTTGACGCCCCGCTCTGGGCCTCCGCGCCCAGTGTACGTTTGGAGCCCTGTCATTGGCCAGTGCTCCAAGACCTGTGGCAACG GAACCTTGCTGGTGTGGTTCTTCTGCGTGGACCACCAGACCAGACGAGCGTCGCCAGAGATGCACTGTGAGAGCTCCAACAAGCCGGCTCCGCGCTCCGAGGCCtgcaacccctccccctgcccccccac gtggcACTATAAGGAGGGCGCGTGCAGCGTGACCTGCGGCGGAGGGGTCGCCAACAGGGTGCTGTACTGCTCTCggcagggcgaggaggagggcgaggaggaggtcGTGGAGGACGCGGAGTGCAGAGCCTCGCACAAGCCCCCGGCTGTGGTCTCCTGCCACACCAACAGCTGCCCTGCGCG GTGGAGGGTGCAGAAGACGGGAGCCTGCTCGGTGACCTGCGGTCTGGGCGTGGCCCAGAGGAGCGTGGCCTGTGTCCAGTTCgcccgggggagggagggtccgGTGGCGGAGGAGGCGTGCAGCGCTGCCACGGTGAAGccagccacagccgtgccctGCCTGCTGCAGCTGTGCACCTTCAGCTGGGAGGCAAAGGCCTGGGGCCAG TGTTCTGTGTCCTGTGGCTATGGGGTCCAGTCCAGAGCGGTGTGGTGCATGGGCCCGTCCACCGCCCAGCCCCTCAACCCCATGCTGTGCATGCACAGGCCCAAGCCCATCACCATCCAGGCCTGCCGCTTGGCAGACTGCCGGGACCCCCAGcgccccacccacctccccctcgcCACCAGCCCGCCACCGCCGATGACCAGCCAATCAGCTGCTCCGAAGAAAAGGTCGGAGGTCGCTGCTCCTCAGGAAAGGCCTTTCCTGCCCCCGCTGGACCCGACAGAGACACCCCGGGACCccgccaccacccccctcccgcTTCACCCCTCAGAGACGACCCTCCCTCACacgccctcctccgccccctcctccacccccaaaaCCA gtgtgtgtggtcggTTGCTGCTGCAGGACTCGGGTACCGTGGACCTGAGGCAGGAGACGGGTCGGTGCATCCTCTCCATAGGACGCCCGTTGGGCGAGCTCATTCACATCAAAGTGGAATCCAGCGCCCTGAACTGCAAGAAAA aGGAATACGTGACATTCTACGACAGGCTGGCGCTGAACAGGAAGTGCGGGCCGATGGCGGGTACCGTGCTCACGACCCGCACCAACGTCCTGCTGGTGAGGCAGAACCTCGTAACCCCCGGCAACGGCGTGTTGCTCACCTACAGCAGTCAGAAGAACAGCAAAAGGTCTCTGCATCAGG AAACGTGTGACACCCAGCTGTTTGGTCCCAGCGGGGTCATCGAGAACCCAACAATGACATCCGTCTCAGACAGTCACACCTGCAGGGTCCTCATCAACGCCCCCCCCTCTGTGAAGATCCGGATCCAAGCCCAGAGCTTAGAGCCTGTGGTGAatgcctcctccacccaggacaCATACATCATG ATACGGGACGTGGATGTTTTGAAGACCAATGTGTTTAAAGGACATCAGCCCTTCCTCTGGCTGTCGTCAGGGAGCATGGCAGAAATTGAATTCCACGGAGCTTACCTATACACCACCGGGAGCTTCAAGGCTGAATATTCCTTTGTTCGGCCCTGa
- the zgc:154046 gene encoding carnitine O-acetyltransferase-like isoform X2: MQSTYLDCRMPVPVYTSPGVILPRMHFQDRQGQMRFAAKLIAGVLDFKQLIDSDTLPIEYLGGKPLCMDQYYQVLSSCRIPGPKRDTVVNHTLGTTPPTHITVVHNFQFFILDVYNSDGTPLTVDQIYMQLEKIWNSSLQTNKEPIGILTSQHRNTWGKAYNNLIKDKTNKESVRAIQKSIFTVCLDAPMPRVSDEMYQSRVAAQMLHGGGSRWNSGNRWFDKTLQFIIGEDGSCGLTYEHAPAEGPPIVFLIDHVVGYMRRSEMVRSPMVPLHMPQKLRFNITPEVKKDIENAKQNMNMMVHDLDVRVLLFSHFGINVPKQHKLSPDAFVQMALQLAYYRMYQLCCSTYETSSLRMFKLGRTETIRSTTTESSKFVQAMDDAGTSNTEKVALLTKAIQLHRDNTRKAIYGQAIDRHLLGLKMQGITELTSMPDIFMDTSYAVAMHYHLFTSQVGAKTDCVMCFGPTVPDGYGVCYNPMEEHINIAITAFNSCEETNAAKFSRAVETALLDMQALLEQTALAGR; this comes from the exons ATGCAGTCGACCTACCTGGACTGCCGTATGCCTGTACCCGTCTACACCAGTCCAGGGGTCATCCTCCCCCGCATGCACTTCCAGGACCGTCAAGGACAGATGAG GTTTGCTGCTAAATTGATTGCTGGTGTTTTGGATTTCAAGCAGCTGATTGACAG CGACACCCTGCCCATAGAGTACCTGGGTGGGAAGCCTCTGTGTATGGACCAGTACTACCAGGTCCTGTCTTCCTGTCGCATACCCGGACCAAAGAGAGACACGGTGGTCAACCACACCCTCGGGACCACTCCCCCGACACACATCACCGTGGTGCACAACTTCCAG ttCTTCATCCTGGACGTGTACAACAGTGATGGCACCCCGCTGACCGTGGACCAGATCTACATGCAGCTGGAGAAGATCTGGAACTCTTCCCTGCAGACCAACAAGGAGCCCATCGGCATCCTGACCTCCCAGCACCGCAACACCTGGGGCAAGGCCTACAACAACCTCATCAAGG acaagacgAACAAGGAGTCTGTGCGAGCCATCCAGAAGAGCATCTTCACCGTGTGTCTGGACGCTCCCATGCCCCGCGTGTCCGACGAGATGTACCAGAGCCGCGTGGCGGCCCAGATGCTGCACGGCGGGGGCAGTCGCTGGAACAGCGGGAACCGCTGGTTTGACAAGACTCTGCAG tTTATCATTGGTGAAGATGGGTCATGTGGTCTGACGTATGAACACGCCCCCGCTGAGGGTCCGCCAATCGTATTCCTGATCGACCATGTGGTGGGATACAT gaggaGGTCAGAGATGGTCCGCTCCCCCATGGTTCCTCTTCACATGCCTCAGAAGCTCCGCTTCAACATCACTCCAGAGGTCAAGAAGGATATCGAGAACGCCAAGCAGAACATGAACAT GATGGTGCACGACCTTGACGTCAGAGTGCTGTTGTTTTCCCACTTCGGGATAAACGTTCCCAAGCAGCACAAGCTCAGCCCTGACGCGTTTGTGCAGATGGCCCTCCAGCTCGCCTACTACAG aaTGTATCAGCTCTGCTGCTCCACCTACGAGACGTCATCCCTGCGCATGTTCAAACTGGGGAGGACCGAAACCATACGGTCCACCACTACAGAGTCTTCCAAGTTTGTCCAGGCCATGGATGACGCGGGAACCTCG AACACGGAGAAGGTTGCTCTGTTAACAAAGGCAATTCAACTCCACCGAGATAACACGAGAAAG GCGATTTATGGCCAGGCCATAGACAGACACCTACTGGGTCTCAAGATGCAGGGAATTACAGAACTGACCTCCATGCCAGACATATTCATGGACACCTCCTATGCTGTTGCCATGCACTACCATCTCTTCACCAGCCAG GTTGGCGCCAAGACGGATTGCGTCATGTGCTTCGGCCCCACGGTTCCCGACGGATACGGCGTGTGTTACAACCCCATGGAGGAGCACATCAACATCGCCATCACAGCCTTCAACAGCTGCGAGGAGACCAACGCCGCCAAGTTCTCCAGAGCCGTGGAGACGGCCCTGCTGGACATGCAGGCCCTGCTGGAGCAGACAGCCCTGGCCGGCCGGTGA